A region of Candidatus Neomarinimicrobiota bacterium DNA encodes the following proteins:
- a CDS encoding galactokinase, with translation MKGNIFDLVDKIKFENLYENQNDSIKRYELLYRKFKDTFDLNPDYVFSSPGRTELGGNHTDHNNGKVIAGTINLDIIAFVKKTDDNEIIVYSEMYDEPFIVRIDQTQFNESEKETSTALIRGIVKRFLDYGYNTRGFKAYISSNIPSGTGLSTSAAFEVLIGEILNILYNYGKVDKSTIAIIGKYAENNYFGKPCGLMDQLTIAIGGIINIDFKEIEKPIVKSINYNFKNKGYELLLIDTGGTHADLSKEYALIPSEMTNVANYFNKTSMRDVRIDDIIENINGIRKVTGDRAILRSLHYLQENDRVDRMVEALENDRFDEYLELINQSGNSSFKYLQNCYLDYKPEEQPISIALCLTEAFLNRIGVGACRIHGGGFAGTIQVYIPIEAVKEYKNFIGKCFGNYSVIPIEIRKDGVAILNR, from the coding sequence ATGAAGGGTAATATATTTGATCTTGTAGATAAAATTAAGTTTGAGAATCTATATGAAAATCAAAATGATTCAATAAAGAGATATGAACTTTTATATCGTAAGTTTAAAGATACCTTTGATTTAAATCCTGACTATGTATTTTCCTCTCCAGGGAGAACAGAGCTTGGAGGTAATCATACTGATCATAATAATGGGAAAGTGATTGCTGGAACCATAAATCTTGATATTATTGCTTTTGTAAAAAAGACGGATGATAATGAGATTATAGTCTATTCAGAGATGTATGATGAACCTTTTATTGTTAGGATTGATCAAACACAATTTAATGAAAGTGAAAAAGAGACTTCAACTGCGTTGATAAGGGGAATAGTAAAAAGATTTTTGGATTATGGATATAATACAAGAGGTTTTAAAGCGTATATCTCATCAAATATTCCATCAGGGACTGGACTAAGCACTTCTGCCGCATTTGAGGTTTTAATTGGAGAAATTTTAAACATTCTATACAATTATGGAAAAGTTGATAAATCAACAATTGCTATAATAGGAAAATATGCTGAGAATAATTATTTTGGGAAACCGTGTGGACTAATGGATCAGCTAACAATTGCTATAGGTGGTATAATAAATATTGACTTTAAAGAAATAGAAAAACCGATTGTAAAAAGTATAAATTATAATTTTAAAAATAAGGGATATGAACTATTACTTATCGATACCGGTGGGACACATGCTGATTTGAGTAAGGAATACGCATTAATTCCATCAGAAATGACGAATGTTGCAAATTATTTTAATAAAACAAGTATGAGAGATGTAAGGATTGACGATATAATTGAAAATATAAATGGGATCAGAAAAGTAACAGGTGACAGGGCGATCTTAAGGAGTTTACATTATCTACAGGAAAATGATAGAGTTGACAGGATGGTAGAAGCTCTTGAAAACGATAGATTTGACGAATATTTAGAATTGATTAATCAGTCTGGTAATTCTTCATTCAAATATTTACAGAACTGTTATCTTGACTATAAACCGGAGGAGCAACCAATTTCAATTGCTCTGTGCTTGACAGAGGCTTTTTTAAATAGAATTGGGGTAGGGGCTTGCAGAATACATGGCGGTGGATTTGCCGGTACAATTCAGGTGTATATACCTATTGAAGCTGTTAAAGAGTATAAAAATTTCATAGGTAAATGTTTTGGGAATTATAGTGTAATACCCATTGAGATAAGAAAAGACGGGGTAGCCATTCTCAATCGATAA
- a CDS encoding aldose 1-epimerase, whose protein sequence is MGNVKITRKEVSDINCIKVENSSTGEYFLVYPEYGANLMDLNLKIDDRLVSVIESFKSTKDIKKGGNFRSAVLIPFPNRIRNGIYNYNGREYRLQVDEKARDNAIHGFVYNKPFDLSYIENRDDEIEACFECYYNGDLEGYPFPFKANIIYKLLCHGNFECVISVENLSCEKIPIGVGWHPYLRLPSKIDDLYLSLPPVIIHELDEMKIPTGRRKNFDLFADPNPIGNLRMDSTFEIMNSGLEKAETRLIDKKNNISLEIWQDAGKGRYNYIQIFTSLDRQSIAVEPMTCNIDAFNNDMGLQILSPRDKLELTCGIKIRRWY, encoded by the coding sequence ATGGGTAACGTTAAAATTACCAGAAAGGAAGTTAGTGACATAAATTGTATAAAAGTCGAGAATAGCTCTACAGGCGAATACTTTTTGGTTTATCCTGAATATGGTGCTAACCTGATGGATCTTAATTTAAAAATTGATGATAGGTTAGTATCAGTTATTGAAAGTTTTAAATCCACAAAGGATATTAAAAAGGGGGGAAATTTTAGGAGTGCTGTATTAATTCCTTTTCCTAATCGAATACGAAATGGCATTTATAATTACAATGGGAGGGAGTATCGACTTCAAGTTGATGAAAAGGCAAGAGATAATGCGATACATGGTTTTGTTTATAATAAACCCTTTGATCTTTCTTATATTGAAAATAGGGATGATGAAATAGAAGCCTGCTTTGAATGTTATTATAATGGTGATCTTGAGGGATATCCCTTTCCTTTCAAGGCAAATATAATATATAAATTACTATGTCATGGAAATTTTGAGTGTGTAATAAGTGTTGAGAATTTATCGTGTGAAAAAATACCTATTGGAGTTGGGTGGCATCCCTACCTGAGACTTCCTTCAAAAATTGATGATTTATATCTAAGTTTACCCCCTGTTATTATACATGAACTTGACGAGATGAAAATTCCTACTGGAAGAAGAAAGAATTTTGATTTGTTTGCTGACCCAAATCCAATTGGGAATCTAAGGATGGATTCTACATTTGAAATTATGAATAGTGGTCTGGAAAAGGCGGAGACCAGATTAATTGATAAGAAAAATAATATATCTCTTGAGATATGGCAGGATGCTGGTAAGGGAAGATATAATTATATACAGATATTTACTTCTTTAGATCGTCAATCGATTGCCGTTGAACCAATGACCTGTAATATAGATGCATTTAATAATGATATGGGACTTCAAATTTTAAGTCCAAGGGATAAATTGGAGCTTACCTGTGGTATAAAAATTAGAAGATGGTATTGA
- a CDS encoding solute:sodium symporter family transporter: MFTAIDALIFILFFLVVVAYSMYKSRKEKTEEEYFLAGRGLIWPLIGLSMIAANISTEQFVGMSGQGAGEAGLAIASYEWMAAITMVIIAIFFLPTFLRTGIYTYPEFLEYRYSKTSRDLMATYTVIIYVFVLVSSVLYSGALTIKTLFAGSKFLGIEITLTRAVWLVGIVAAIYTFWGGLKAVAWADLFLGSSLIIGGLITLIFGLKTVGGFGNFFEANSDKLHMILPSDHPVLPWTALVIGLWIPNFYYWSVNQFITQRTLAAKSVREGQLGVIFASSLKLLTPFIIVFPGIMAWQLFKDQLTAPGSTTDAAYPLIIRNLIPGGIRGYIFAAISGAVISSLASMLNSASTIFTMDIFKRYIKKDSSHMMLVWVGRFTTAAFLLIGCLIAPLLDSPGLHGIFTYIQEFQGFISPGILAAFIFALLVKKAPRQCGTVALILNPIIYGFLLIFFGTIPSLEEAGITIYPIAFLNRMAITFILIILVMTVMTLMKPLPEPIKLPERKDFDTRTTPTVKILGFSVIAIVILLYIIFW, encoded by the coding sequence ATGTTTACGGCTATTGATGCATTAATTTTCATTTTATTCTTCCTGGTTGTTGTTGCTTATAGTATGTATAAAAGTAGGAAAGAAAAGACAGAGGAAGAATACTTTTTAGCAGGTAGAGGATTAATATGGCCACTGATCGGGTTATCTATGATTGCGGCTAATATATCTACAGAGCAGTTTGTGGGTATGTCCGGTCAGGGTGCAGGTGAGGCTGGACTGGCAATTGCTAGCTATGAGTGGATGGCGGCAATTACAATGGTTATAATTGCTATTTTTTTCTTGCCAACTTTTTTACGAACAGGAATATATACCTATCCTGAATTTCTTGAATACCGTTATTCAAAAACCTCAAGAGATTTGATGGCAACTTACACTGTTATTATCTATGTATTTGTATTAGTGTCTTCAGTCTTGTATTCTGGAGCGTTAACAATAAAGACATTGTTTGCAGGAAGTAAGTTTCTGGGAATAGAAATAACTCTAACCAGAGCAGTGTGGCTCGTTGGTATTGTGGCAGCAATATATACTTTTTGGGGTGGTTTAAAAGCAGTTGCGTGGGCAGATTTGTTTCTGGGATCAAGCCTTATAATTGGTGGATTGATAACGTTAATTTTTGGTCTAAAAACTGTGGGTGGATTCGGTAATTTTTTTGAGGCAAACTCGGATAAATTGCATATGATTTTACCATCTGATCATCCTGTATTACCGTGGACAGCTCTTGTGATAGGTTTGTGGATTCCAAATTTTTATTACTGGAGTGTCAACCAATTTATTACTCAAAGGACACTTGCTGCCAAAAGTGTGAGAGAGGGGCAGCTTGGCGTCATTTTCGCCTCATCGCTCAAACTATTAACACCATTTATAATAGTATTTCCTGGTATTATGGCTTGGCAGTTATTTAAAGATCAACTGACAGCTCCCGGCTCTACAACTGATGCGGCATATCCATTGATAATAAGGAACCTGATACCCGGTGGCATAAGAGGTTATATTTTTGCTGCCATAAGTGGTGCAGTTATTAGTTCCCTTGCTTCTATGCTGAATTCTGCATCTACAATATTTACAATGGATATTTTCAAAAGATATATAAAGAAGGACTCCTCTCATATGATGCTTGTATGGGTTGGAAGATTTACAACTGCAGCATTTTTATTAATTGGTTGTCTAATAGCACCACTTCTTGATAGTCCTGGTTTGCATGGAATCTTTACTTACATACAGGAATTTCAGGGTTTTATTTCGCCTGGAATTTTAGCAGCTTTTATTTTTGCACTACTTGTAAAAAAAGCTCCCAGACAGTGTGGTACGGTAGCGTTGATTTTAAATCCTATAATTTACGGTTTTCTTTTGATTTTCTTTGGTACAATACCTTCCCTTGAAGAGGCTGGGATTACGATTTACCCTATCGCATTTTTGAACAGAATGGCGATTACATTTATTTTAATTATTTTAGTTATGACTGTAATGACTCTTATGAAACCATTGCCAGAACCTATTAAGCTGCCTGAACGTAAAGATTTTGATACCAGAACCACACCGACTGTTAAAATACTTGGTTTTAGTGTAATTGCTATTGTTATTCTTTTATACATCATATTCTGGTAA